One Peribacillus simplex NBRC 15720 = DSM 1321 genomic region harbors:
- the yihA gene encoding ribosome biogenesis GTP-binding protein YihA/YsxC has protein sequence MKVTSSDIVISAVKPEQYPNTPIPEFALAGRSNVGKSSFINKMINRKNLARTSSKPGKTQTLNFYIINEALHFVDVPGYGYAKVSKTERDAWGRMIETYFTSRDQLRAALLIVDLRHPPTKDDIAMYEFLKHYDLPRIVIATKADKIPKGKWQKHLKITRQTLNMEKEDELLLFSGETGEGKEQAWGVLKKYM, from the coding sequence ATGAAAGTGACGAGTTCAGATATTGTCATCAGTGCTGTGAAGCCTGAACAATATCCCAATACTCCAATACCGGAATTTGCCTTGGCAGGCCGTTCCAACGTTGGGAAATCCAGTTTCATCAACAAAATGATCAATCGAAAAAACTTGGCGCGTACATCCTCTAAACCGGGTAAGACGCAGACCTTGAATTTTTATATCATAAATGAAGCACTCCATTTTGTGGATGTACCGGGTTATGGTTATGCAAAAGTATCTAAGACTGAGCGTGATGCTTGGGGAAGAATGATTGAAACGTACTTCACTTCCCGTGACCAGCTCCGCGCTGCGCTTCTGATTGTCGACTTGCGTCATCCGCCGACAAAGGATGATATCGCGATGTATGAATTCCTGAAGCATTATGATTTGCCCCGGATCGTTATTGCCACCAAAGCGGATAAAATTCCAAAAGGCAAATGGCAGAAACATTTGAAAATCACACGCCAAACGTTAAATATGGAAAAAGAAGATGAATTGCTTCTATTCTCTGGTGAAACTGGCGAAGGTAAGGAACAAGCATGGGGCGTCCTTAAGAAATATATGTAA
- a CDS encoding LiaI-LiaF-like domain-containing protein, with protein MKTQRIFPGIVLIGFGLYFFLERSQIEIFPGFFSWPTLLCIVGAAFLIQAYSGNEYESILPGVILLGFGAHFHIVENLDIWPDNIGIFILIISLGFILRARKTKSGMFHGVVILIISILFLFYDKITTSFGIVETSTANIERFWPFALMAIGIYFLVRKK; from the coding sequence ATGAAAACGCAGCGTATTTTCCCAGGAATCGTTTTAATCGGTTTCGGACTCTATTTTTTTCTTGAACGCTCCCAAATCGAAATCTTTCCAGGCTTTTTCAGCTGGCCCACTTTATTATGTATAGTTGGTGCCGCCTTCCTGATTCAGGCATATAGCGGTAATGAATATGAGTCCATCCTGCCAGGCGTCATCTTACTGGGGTTCGGGGCTCACTTTCACATTGTCGAGAATCTGGATATTTGGCCGGATAATATAGGTATCTTTATTTTAATCATCTCGCTGGGATTTATTCTCCGGGCACGTAAAACAAAATCTGGAATGTTTCACGGAGTGGTCATACTTATCATCTCGATCCTTTTCTTATTCTATGATAAAATCACTACGTCTTTCGGGATTGTTGAAACAAGCACTGCGAACATCGAAAGGTTTTGGCCATTTGCCTTGATGGCAATCGGCATTTATTTTTTGGTTCGAAAAAAATGA
- the hemA gene encoding glutamyl-tRNA reductase: MHILAVGINYKTAPVEIREKLSFNEAELAEAMKALKNKKSILENIIISTCNRTEIYAVGDQLHTSRYYIKEFLSEWFNIDKEEFSKYLFIYEGDGAVEHLFSVTCGLNSMILGETQILGQVRSSYLLGQKEDTIGTVFNHLFKQALTLAKKAHSETEINTNAVSVSYAAVELAKKIFGGLNGKNVLILGAGKMGELAIQNLHSNGADSITVINRTFQKAVDLAERFNGTAKQLQELQCALVETDILITSTGSKDLLVTKEMMSFVNKLRKGRPIFMVDIAVPRDLDPTLAELENVFLYDIDDLEGIVQANIEERKKAAEKIELMIESEIVDFNQWINLLGVVPVISSLREKSLSIQKETMESIERKLPHLSERDKKVLNKHTKSIINQMLKDPILYAKELADEPNAKEQLNNFVKIFNLEELIEDQLVTDEKERNSSKASLLNPVPVQ, from the coding sequence ATGCATATTCTAGCGGTTGGTATAAATTACAAAACTGCCCCTGTAGAAATTCGGGAAAAACTATCGTTTAACGAAGCCGAACTTGCCGAGGCAATGAAAGCTCTTAAAAATAAAAAAAGCATCTTGGAAAATATTATTATTTCAACATGTAACAGAACGGAAATATATGCGGTCGGTGACCAGCTTCATACAAGCAGGTATTATATAAAGGAATTTCTTTCGGAATGGTTTAATATCGATAAAGAAGAATTTTCTAAATATCTGTTCATTTATGAAGGCGATGGGGCAGTCGAGCATTTATTTTCAGTTACCTGCGGCTTGAATTCCATGATACTGGGAGAAACTCAGATTTTGGGACAAGTACGTTCAAGCTATCTGTTAGGGCAGAAGGAAGATACGATCGGTACCGTTTTTAACCATCTCTTCAAGCAAGCCCTTACATTAGCTAAAAAGGCTCATTCGGAAACCGAAATCAATACCAATGCCGTTTCCGTCAGCTATGCGGCAGTCGAGCTCGCAAAAAAAATCTTTGGAGGCCTGAACGGCAAGAATGTCTTGATTCTTGGGGCCGGTAAGATGGGTGAGCTGGCCATTCAAAATCTGCATAGCAATGGCGCCGACAGCATTACAGTCATTAACCGCACCTTTCAGAAAGCGGTCGACCTGGCTGAGAGATTCAATGGTACGGCGAAACAGCTTCAAGAGCTGCAATGCGCTTTAGTGGAAACTGATATCCTGATTACTTCCACTGGATCAAAAGATCTTCTTGTAACTAAAGAAATGATGTCATTCGTCAATAAGCTTCGTAAAGGCCGTCCTATTTTCATGGTCGATATCGCAGTGCCGCGTGACCTCGATCCAACATTGGCCGAGCTGGAAAATGTCTTCTTGTATGACATTGACGATCTTGAAGGGATCGTGCAAGCCAATATCGAAGAACGTAAAAAAGCTGCCGAGAAAATAGAATTGATGATTGAATCTGAAATAGTGGACTTCAACCAATGGATTAATTTGCTTGGTGTGGTTCCCGTCATTTCTTCCTTACGGGAAAAATCCCTATCGATACAAAAGGAAACGATGGAAAGCATCGAAAGAAAGCTTCCGCATTTGAGCGAACGCGACAAAAAAGTCCTGAACAAGCATACGAAAAGCATCATCAACCAAATGCTGAAAGATCCGATTCTTTATGCAAAAGAGCTGGCAGATGAACCGAATGCTAAAGAGCAATTAAATAATTTCGTGAAAATCTTCAATTTAGAGGAATTGATTGAAGACCAGCTGGTTACGGATGAAAAAGAACGGAACAGCTCCAAGGCATCCCTATTGAATCCAGTTCCTGTCCAGTAA
- a CDS encoding cytochrome C assembly family protein, whose protein sequence is MELLMTRLHEATVLLYAISMLLYFFDFLNNNQKANRVAFWLLSIVWVLQTIFLFLYVLKTGRFPVLTIFEGLYFYAWVLISLSLIINRLLRVDFTVFFTNVLGFMVMAIHTFAPVQIESQVLAQRLVSELLLIHITFAILSYGAFTLSFVFSLLYLIQYDLLKRKKWGKRLLRLGDLTKLEHMSYVLAVIGVPLLVVSLILGIQWAYIKVPGVSWLDMKIIGSFILLIGYSVFLYLKIRKQMYGRTLAFLNIGSFMIVLINFFLFGSLSTFHFWNT, encoded by the coding sequence ATGGAATTACTAATGACAAGATTGCATGAAGCCACTGTGTTGTTGTATGCCATCAGTATGCTTTTATATTTTTTTGATTTCCTTAATAATAACCAGAAGGCGAACAGGGTCGCCTTCTGGTTGCTTTCTATTGTTTGGGTACTGCAAACAATTTTTTTGTTTCTGTATGTGTTGAAAACGGGAAGGTTCCCGGTATTGACGATATTTGAAGGCTTATATTTTTATGCATGGGTCCTCATATCGTTATCTTTAATCATTAATCGATTGCTAAGAGTCGATTTTACGGTCTTTTTTACGAATGTATTAGGTTTCATGGTTATGGCCATCCATACCTTTGCACCTGTTCAGATAGAATCTCAAGTGCTTGCACAGCGCCTGGTTTCAGAGCTATTGCTTATACATATCACTTTTGCCATCCTATCTTATGGGGCATTCACGCTTTCTTTCGTTTTTTCTCTTTTATACTTAATTCAATATGATTTATTGAAACGGAAGAAGTGGGGAAAACGCCTGCTTCGACTCGGCGATTTAACAAAGCTAGAGCATATGTCTTATGTCCTCGCAGTAATAGGCGTTCCATTATTAGTGGTCTCCCTCATCCTGGGGATTCAATGGGCTTATATAAAAGTGCCTGGGGTTTCCTGGCTGGACATGAAGATCATCGGCTCATTTATTTTGCTTATCGGATACAGTGTGTTTTTATACTTGAAAATTCGGAAACAAATGTATGGAAGGACGCTAGCCTTTCTGAATATTGGATCTTTCATGATTGTGTTAATTAACTTTTTCCTTTTCGGAAGCCTTTCAACATTCCACTTTTGGAATACATAG
- the hemC gene encoding hydroxymethylbilane synthase, with the protein MRKIIVGSRRSKLAITQTNWVIDQLKELGVPYEFEVKEIVTKGDQILDVTLSKVGGKGLFVKEIEQAMLDKEIDMAVHSMKDMPAVLPLGLTIGCIPPREDHRDALISKNHETLSELKPSSIIGTSSLRRGAQILARRPDLEIKWIRGNIDTRLNKLKTEDYDAIILAAAGLSRMGWEKDIVTEFLDEDICIPAVGQGALSIECREDDKDLLAELAKLTCDKTKRTVEAERAFLDKMEGGCQVPIAGFAVAKDNGSVSLTALVAAPDGKVIYKEMVEGADPEAVGHAAAKQISEMGGKELIDRVKEELDQ; encoded by the coding sequence ATGAGAAAAATAATTGTCGGTTCTAGACGTAGTAAATTAGCGATCACCCAAACGAACTGGGTTATCGATCAACTTAAAGAACTTGGGGTCCCTTACGAGTTCGAGGTGAAGGAAATTGTCACAAAGGGTGACCAAATCCTTGATGTAACACTTTCCAAGGTAGGTGGAAAGGGCTTATTCGTTAAAGAAATCGAACAAGCGATGCTGGATAAAGAAATTGATATGGCAGTACATAGTATGAAAGATATGCCTGCAGTGCTGCCTCTAGGCTTGACGATTGGCTGCATACCACCGAGGGAGGACCATCGGGATGCCTTGATCTCAAAGAACCATGAAACCCTTTCCGAACTGAAGCCCAGTTCCATCATAGGTACAAGCAGCTTGCGCCGTGGCGCGCAAATTTTGGCTAGAAGGCCGGACCTTGAAATTAAATGGATTCGCGGTAATATCGATACCCGTCTGAATAAGCTGAAAACGGAAGATTATGATGCTATCATTTTAGCAGCAGCCGGACTATCAAGAATGGGATGGGAGAAGGATATCGTAACGGAATTTTTAGATGAAGATATTTGCATTCCCGCAGTTGGACAGGGAGCACTTTCCATTGAATGCCGTGAAGACGACAAAGATCTGCTGGCGGAACTTGCGAAATTGACCTGTGATAAAACGAAAAGAACGGTTGAAGCGGAACGTGCCTTTTTGGATAAAATGGAAGGCGGATGCCAGGTGCCGATTGCCGGATTTGCGGTGGCAAAAGATAATGGGTCCGTTTCCTTGACGGCTTTGGTCGCTGCCCCGGATGGAAAGGTGATTTATAAAGAAATGGTTGAGGGAGCTGATCCCGAGGCGGTTGGGCATGCTGCTGCCAAACAGATTAGCGAAATGGGCGGTAAAGAATTGATCGATCGCGTAAAAGAAGAGCTTGATCAGTAA
- a CDS encoding uroporphyrinogen-III synthase: MNPVQPLKDYQVLITRGKGQADGLKESIEKNGGTPLLVPLLEFTLPDHLEDVQQRLDKLLTYDWIILTSQNGVDFFFKLLDKQPLKLPKIAVIGSKTEAALRRHGYKADFVPAQFVAEGFVAEFNTLLDPGSRVLLAKGNLARAVIAEAINEAGASCDEVIIYHTVLPGSSEKKLVQLIKNHDIDIITFTSSSTVNHFLQIMKRHELDTYIDRIIIACIGPIAAKTAEKHGLSVDVCPDVYTTDAMVAELIRFILKRSKKGGTLK; encoded by the coding sequence ATGAATCCCGTTCAACCTCTTAAGGATTATCAGGTATTAATCACCAGAGGGAAAGGACAGGCAGATGGTTTAAAAGAGTCGATCGAGAAAAATGGCGGAACGCCGCTTCTTGTGCCATTGCTTGAGTTCACTCTTCCTGATCATTTGGAAGATGTACAACAGCGGTTAGATAAGTTGCTTACATATGACTGGATCATTCTGACCAGCCAAAATGGAGTGGACTTCTTCTTTAAGCTTCTTGATAAACAGCCTTTAAAGCTTCCGAAAATAGCCGTAATCGGCTCCAAAACAGAAGCGGCCCTGAGACGACATGGATATAAGGCGGATTTCGTTCCAGCTCAGTTTGTTGCCGAAGGGTTCGTTGCGGAGTTCAATACCCTGCTTGATCCGGGGTCCCGCGTGTTGCTGGCAAAAGGAAATCTCGCGAGGGCGGTTATTGCGGAGGCTATCAATGAAGCTGGTGCATCCTGTGATGAAGTGATTATTTATCATACCGTGCTTCCAGGAAGCAGTGAAAAAAAACTGGTGCAACTTATTAAGAACCATGATATCGACATCATAACCTTTACGAGTTCATCGACGGTCAATCATTTTTTACAGATCATGAAACGTCATGAATTAGATACATACATAGACCGGATCATCATCGCATGCATCGGGCCGATTGCCGCTAAAACCGCTGAAAAACATGGGCTATCCGTCGATGTCTGTCCAGATGTTTATACGACGGATGCCATGGTTGCGGAGTTAATACGCTTTATTTTGAAAAGAAGTAAAAAGGGAGGAACTTTAAAATGA
- the hemB gene encoding porphobilinogen synthase: MKNIPFNRHRRLRASAGMRALVRETQLHKEDLIYPIFVIDGENVKNEINSMPGIYQLSMDNLGAEMDEVVSLGIKSVILFGVPFDHDKDEQGTGAFHHNGLVQEATRFIKKQYPEVIVIADTCLCEYTSHGHCGVVEGEKILNDASLDLLAKTAISQAEAGADIIAPSNMMDGFVAAIRAGLDEAGYEDIPIMSYAVKYASAFYGPFRDAANGAPQFGDRKTYQMDPANRLEAFREAESDVAEGADFLIVKPALSYMDIIRDVKNNFNLPVVSYNVSGEYSMVKAAAQNGWIDEKAIVMEMLTGLKRAGSDLIITYFSKEVARWINEDNQ, encoded by the coding sequence ATGAAAAACATTCCATTCAATCGCCACCGTCGCTTGCGTGCAAGTGCTGGCATGAGGGCTTTAGTCCGTGAAACACAATTACATAAAGAGGATTTGATCTATCCGATCTTCGTCATCGACGGAGAAAATGTGAAAAATGAAATCAACTCTATGCCAGGCATCTATCAGTTATCCATGGATAATCTGGGTGCTGAAATGGATGAAGTCGTGAGTCTGGGTATTAAGTCAGTCATTTTATTCGGTGTTCCTTTTGATCATGATAAAGACGAACAGGGCACAGGGGCATTTCATCACAACGGACTCGTACAAGAGGCCACTCGTTTTATTAAAAAACAATATCCTGAAGTCATTGTCATTGCGGATACCTGCCTTTGTGAGTATACAAGCCATGGCCATTGCGGGGTCGTTGAAGGGGAAAAAATCCTTAATGACGCCTCTCTTGACCTTCTTGCTAAAACGGCAATCAGCCAGGCAGAGGCCGGTGCCGATATCATTGCCCCTTCCAATATGATGGACGGTTTCGTTGCGGCCATCCGTGCAGGTCTGGATGAAGCGGGTTATGAAGATATTCCGATCATGTCCTATGCAGTGAAATATGCTTCGGCTTTTTACGGCCCATTCCGTGATGCTGCGAATGGTGCACCACAATTTGGCGACAGGAAAACTTACCAAATGGATCCCGCCAATCGCCTTGAAGCGTTTCGTGAAGCTGAATCCGATGTTGCTGAAGGTGCGGACTTCCTTATCGTGAAACCAGCCCTTTCCTACATGGACATCATCAGGGACGTTAAGAATAACTTTAATCTTCCGGTTGTTTCCTATAATGTCAGCGGTGAATATTCAATGGTTAAGGCGGCTGCCCAAAATGGCTGGATTGATGAAAAAGCGATAGTGATGGAAATGCTGACAGGCTTGAAACGCGCAGGTTCCGACTTGATCATTACGTATTTTTCAAAAGAAGTAGCACGCTGGATAAACGAAGATAATCAATGA
- the hemL gene encoding glutamate-1-semialdehyde 2,1-aminomutase, whose product MRSYENSKKAFAEAKNLMPGGVNSPVRAFNSVDMDPIFMERGKGSKMYDIDGNEYIDYVLSWGPLILGHTNDRVVESLKKVAESGTSFGTSTLIENELAKLVIERVPSIEMIRMVSSGTEATMSALRLARGITGRDKILKFEGSYHGHGDSLLIKAGSGVATLGLPDSPGVPEGIAKNTITVAYNDLAATKYAFEQFGEDIACIIVEPVAGNMGVVPPQPGFLEGLREVTTQYGALLIFDEVMTGFRVGYNCAQGYFGIVPDLTCLGKVIGGGLPVGAFGGKREFMEQIAPSGTIYQAGTLSGNPLAMTAGLETLSQLTPESYDEFTRKGDMLEKGIGELAEKYGVPHTFNRAGSMIGLFFTNEEVVNYETAKTSDLEFFASYYREMANQGIYLPPSQFEGLFLSTAHSDEDIEKTIAAAEQAFAKLKK is encoded by the coding sequence ATGCGGTCATATGAAAACTCGAAAAAAGCGTTTGCCGAAGCAAAAAATTTGATGCCAGGCGGCGTGAACAGCCCGGTACGTGCCTTCAATTCTGTGGACATGGATCCCATTTTCATGGAGCGAGGAAAAGGCTCAAAAATGTATGATATCGATGGAAATGAATATATCGACTATGTTCTTTCATGGGGACCGCTAATCCTGGGTCACACGAATGACCGTGTCGTGGAATCATTGAAAAAGGTAGCGGAATCCGGTACAAGCTTTGGTACCTCTACGCTGATTGAGAATGAACTGGCTAAGCTGGTCATTGAACGGGTGCCTTCGATTGAGATGATCCGGATGGTATCTTCAGGTACCGAAGCGACGATGAGTGCACTAAGGCTGGCACGAGGCATTACAGGCCGTGATAAAATCCTGAAATTCGAAGGTTCCTATCATGGCCATGGCGATTCATTGCTAATCAAAGCGGGTTCCGGCGTTGCAACATTAGGATTACCGGATAGCCCAGGAGTACCGGAAGGTATTGCCAAAAATACGATTACCGTAGCATATAATGATCTTGCTGCAACCAAATATGCGTTTGAACAATTTGGCGAAGACATCGCCTGTATCATCGTAGAACCTGTTGCAGGGAACATGGGCGTGGTTCCGCCGCAACCTGGTTTCCTCGAAGGCTTACGTGAAGTGACGACCCAATACGGAGCGCTATTGATCTTTGACGAAGTTATGACAGGGTTCCGTGTCGGCTATAATTGTGCACAAGGCTATTTTGGCATCGTACCGGACCTGACTTGCCTTGGGAAAGTAATTGGCGGCGGCTTGCCTGTCGGAGCATTCGGAGGCAAGCGCGAATTCATGGAACAAATTGCACCGAGTGGGACAATCTATCAAGCAGGAACATTGTCTGGTAACCCTCTTGCCATGACGGCCGGCCTTGAAACGCTGAGCCAATTGACTCCAGAATCTTATGATGAGTTCACCCGAAAAGGGGATATGCTCGAAAAAGGAATAGGAGAATTAGCGGAAAAGTACGGAGTTCCCCATACATTCAACCGTGCCGGTTCCATGATTGGACTTTTCTTTACTAATGAAGAAGTCGTAAACTATGAAACAGCAAAAACATCCGATTTAGAGTTCTTTGCTTCTTACTATAGGGAAATGGCGAATCAAGGCATCTACTTGCCGCCGTCACAGTTTGAAGGTTTATTCCTTTCCACTGCACATAGTGATGAAGATATCGAAAAGACCATTGCAGCGGCAGAACAGGCTTTTGCAAAATTAAAAAAATGA
- a CDS encoding LysM peptidoglycan-binding domain-containing protein, translating into MSQENESYLRFSLEESVWFQKGQEVAELYSISLDPNVSIQESDQYVFIRGSLDLSGEYKDSQNGEEEEFSQTFLPKAVQKVERHLNGLNEFTHRFPVDITIPNNRIASLDEVDVSIQSFDYAMPEHNCLKLQADLLITGIYNDSYVEERFDTEQEAGETEEQEETDGENESYIPYAASVPPIPDFQPVFRDEEEEELYSPFSAEAKRVSEANEEEEEEPIYLSDQHNAPVFEIPVSPYPEEEEWETEVHRQEEAEAVEEEVIGDPPDSTEKVPSLGEAKLEEEPSRQDSMEKMEIPSVTLREEVVKDPSHATNHQNSPVSNLETEDVIRQEEDEVAAGPILNENVKVEQGEEFNSSISDLFKKRERPVPPAKEGKNFKGRKQAAERDDKDTADHDEKQTSIMDLFGRKQEEELVRMKVCIVQQGETLDDLAQRYDVTVQSILFSNELESNQNVHEGQVIYIPKAVAYKN; encoded by the coding sequence TTGTCGCAAGAAAATGAATCGTATTTACGATTTTCTTTAGAGGAATCCGTTTGGTTCCAGAAGGGACAGGAAGTGGCTGAGCTATATTCCATTTCCCTTGATCCAAATGTGTCGATTCAAGAAAGTGATCAATATGTTTTTATACGAGGCTCGTTAGATTTAAGCGGTGAATACAAAGACTCGCAAAATGGTGAAGAAGAGGAGTTTTCGCAGACCTTTTTGCCAAAAGCGGTTCAAAAGGTCGAGAGGCATCTCAATGGACTTAATGAGTTCACACACCGTTTTCCGGTTGATATAACGATTCCGAATAATCGGATTGCCTCATTGGATGAGGTCGATGTCTCGATTCAGAGCTTTGATTATGCCATGCCTGAGCATAACTGTTTGAAATTGCAGGCGGACCTTTTGATAACCGGAATCTATAATGATTCATATGTAGAAGAACGGTTCGATACTGAGCAGGAAGCTGGGGAAACAGAGGAACAGGAAGAAACGGATGGGGAAAATGAGTCATATATTCCTTATGCAGCTTCAGTGCCGCCAATCCCGGATTTTCAGCCTGTTTTCCGTGATGAGGAGGAAGAAGAGTTATACTCGCCTTTTTCTGCAGAGGCAAAACGAGTTTCTGAAGCAAACGAAGAAGAAGAAGAGGAACCGATTTATTTAAGCGATCAGCATAATGCCCCAGTTTTTGAAATTCCCGTTTCACCATATCCTGAAGAGGAAGAGTGGGAAACGGAAGTGCATAGACAGGAAGAAGCTGAAGCTGTAGAGGAAGAAGTGATTGGTGATCCGCCTGACTCCACGGAAAAGGTACCTTCCCTGGGTGAGGCGAAACTGGAGGAAGAACCAAGCAGGCAGGATTCCATGGAGAAGATGGAGATTCCTAGCGTGACATTGAGAGAAGAAGTAGTAAAAGATCCAAGTCATGCAACCAATCATCAAAATAGCCCAGTTTCAAATTTAGAAACCGAGGATGTCATCCGGCAGGAAGAAGATGAAGTTGCAGCTGGTCCTATCCTTAATGAGAATGTGAAGGTGGAGCAGGGAGAGGAATTCAATTCGTCCATAAGCGATCTATTCAAAAAGAGGGAAAGACCTGTGCCTCCGGCTAAAGAGGGTAAGAATTTCAAAGGCAGGAAACAAGCCGCGGAACGTGATGATAAAGATACGGCCGATCATGATGAAAAGCAGACTTCCATCATGGATTTATTCGGACGGAAACAAGAAGAAGAACTGGTAAGGATGAAGGTTTGCATTGTTCAGCAAGGGGAAACGCTTGATGACTTGGCTCAACGATATGATGTTACGGTTCAATCGATACTTTTCAGCAATGAATTGGAATCGAATCAGAACGTCCATGAAGGGCAAGTCATCTATATACCGAAGGCGGTTGCATATAAGAATTGA
- the ysxE gene encoding spore coat protein YsxE, translating into MRENENQQPANRDQDTETVLKEYAMYVQYIEDFGRVKKVYSDRGTFALKSMLPQNGMDFIKNVQKLYHRGYNRIVPIYQTMDQRYAVLHNGRLYYLMPWLNNERDGERDEKHKQMFRELARMHTLSVKEIQVDIEEREAHYERTLDAWNNEKEFMDEYIVSCEKKWYMSPFELTVCSFYNDISQALKYSIKKFETWYEKTKESEKVRTVVTHGKFSLKHFVYDERGYGYFINFENSNTAPPHFDLLPFLVKSARTYPVQCDDCVDWLYNYFRYFPLKEDELLLMQSYLAFPGSALELVKGYSDGRGHRSELDNVTQLQRQFWLLKNIEYMVMKIEEIEQQKKAAAEAAKEEQSPPS; encoded by the coding sequence GTGAGGGAAAACGAGAATCAGCAGCCTGCCAATCGGGATCAGGACACGGAGACCGTATTGAAGGAATATGCCATGTATGTACAATATATTGAGGACTTCGGGCGTGTAAAAAAAGTATACAGTGATCGCGGTACATTTGCCTTGAAATCCATGTTACCTCAGAACGGCATGGATTTTATCAAAAATGTTCAAAAACTGTACCATCGCGGCTATAATCGGATCGTTCCGATTTATCAAACGATGGATCAGCGTTACGCCGTTCTTCATAATGGACGTTTGTATTACCTGATGCCCTGGCTCAATAATGAAAGGGACGGGGAGCGCGATGAAAAACATAAGCAAATGTTCAGGGAGCTTGCTCGGATGCATACACTTTCCGTTAAGGAAATACAAGTGGATATTGAGGAACGGGAAGCCCATTATGAGCGGACGCTTGATGCCTGGAATAACGAGAAGGAATTTATGGATGAGTATATTGTCAGCTGTGAAAAGAAGTGGTATATGTCTCCATTTGAACTGACGGTATGTTCTTTCTACAATGATATTTCACAGGCGCTGAAGTACTCGATCAAGAAGTTTGAAACCTGGTATGAAAAGACGAAGGAAAGTGAAAAGGTTCGAACCGTGGTCACGCACGGAAAGTTTTCTTTGAAGCATTTCGTTTATGATGAGCGGGGATATGGCTACTTCATCAATTTTGAGAATTCGAATACGGCACCGCCGCATTTTGATTTACTGCCATTTCTCGTTAAATCGGCCAGGACCTATCCTGTCCAATGCGACGACTGCGTTGACTGGCTCTATAACTATTTTCGTTATTTTCCGTTAAAAGAAGATGAATTGCTGCTCATGCAAAGTTATCTGGCATTCCCTGGATCAGCATTGGAATTAGTGAAGGGTTATTCCGATGGCAGGGGCCATCGTTCAGAGCTTGATAATGTCACTCAACTGCAGCGGCAATTTTGGCTGCTGAAAAATATTGAATATATGGTGATGAAAATCGAAGAAATTGAACAGCAGAAAAAGGCGGCTGCTGAGGCTGCCAAAGAGGAACAATCACCCCCAAGCTAA